The following proteins are encoded in a genomic region of Maylandia zebra isolate NMK-2024a linkage group LG1, Mzebra_GT3a, whole genome shotgun sequence:
- the ero1a gene encoding ERO1-like protein alpha: protein MKLVVIVPLLLLLEVSGYAECRCFCQVTGDLDDCTCDVETIDRFNNDQLFPKLQSLLESDYFRFYKVNLNKPCPFWTASNECGLRDCAVQPCSPNEVPEGLRSAPHNKYSAEVNEQQDECEKAKHLGAVDVSLSAETREALLDWNKYDDEAERFCVVDDEESPDSQYVDLLLNPERFTGYKGPEAWQIWNSIYEENCFKPYTIKRPLNPTSFQSSPGSEARTFYSWLEGQCVEKRAFFRLVSGLHASINVHLSARYLLDDSWFQKKWGHNVSEFRQRFDSELTVGEGPKRLRNLYFLYLIELRALAKVLPFFQQSSFQLYTGRPEEDQKHKEQLLDILQLARSFPLHFDEASLFAGDEKEAAKLKEDIRLAFLNISRIMDCVGCFKCRLWGKLQTQGLGTALKILFSERQIEALPKSSNQRPSFQLSRQEIVSLFNAFGRISTSVRELKNFRVLLAEEQ from the exons ATGAAACTGGTGGTCATCGtccccctcctccttctcctcgaGGTGTCCGGATACGCAGAGTGCAGGTGTTTCTGTCAG GTGACAGGCGACCTGGATGACTGCACGTGTGATGTGGAGACCATCGACCGCTTCAACAATGACCAGCTGTTCCCAAAACTCCAGAGTCTTCTTGAGTCTGATTACTTTAGGTTCTACAAG GTGAATCTGAATAAACCGTGTCCTTTCTGGACTGCCAGCAATGAGTGTGGTCTGAGGGACTGTGCTGTGCAGCCCTGCTCTCCT AACGAGGTGCCCGAGGGGCTCCGATCCGCTCCCCACAACAAG tatTCAGCAGAAGTGAACGAGCAGCAGGATGAGTGTGAGAAGGCGAAGCATCTGGGAGCTGTAGATGTCTCATTAAG CGCTGAGACCAGAGAGGCTCTGCTCGACTGGAACAAATATGACGACGAAGCAGAACGCTTCTGCGTGGTTGACG ATGAAGAGTCACCAGACTCCCAGTATGTCGACTTGCTGCTGAATCCAGAACGCTTCACAGGCTACAAAGGACCAGAGGCCTGGCAGATCTGGAACAGCATCTATGAGGAGAACTGTTTCAA ACCATATACTATCAAACGACCACTAAATCCCACCTCATTCCAGAGCAGCCCAGGAAGTGAAG CGAGGACCTTCTACAGCTGGCTGGAAG GCCAGTGTGTGGAGAAAAGGGCTTTTTTCCGGCTTGTCTCAGGTCTGCACGCCAGCATTAACGTACACCTGAGTGCCAGATATCTGCTGGATG ACAGCTGGTTTCAGAAGAAGTGGGGTCACAATGTGTCGGAGTTCAGACAGCGTTTTGATTCGGAGCTGACGGTCGGCGAAGGGCCCAAGAGGCTCCGCAACCTTTACTTCCTTTACCTGATAGAGCTGCGAGCACTGGCTAAAGTTCTGCCGTTCTTCCAGCAGTCATCCTTCCAGCTGTACACGGGcagacccgaggaggaccagaAACACAAGGAGCAGCTGCTGGACATCCTGCAGCTGGCCAG ATCTTTCCCTTTGCACTTTGATGAGGCTTCTCTGTTTGCTGGGGATGAAAAGGAAGCAGCCAAACTGAAG GAGGATATCAGACTGGCCTTCCTCAACATCTCCAGGATCATGGACTGTGTTGGGTGCTTTAAGTGTCGCCTGTGGGGGAAACTGCAG ACCCAGGGATTAGGCACAGCCTTGAAGATTTTGTTTTCAGAGCGACAGATTGAAGCTCTGCCCAAATCCAGTAACCAGCGACCCAGTTTCCAGCTCAGCCGGCAGGAGATCGTCTCCCTGTTCAATGCCTTCGGAAG GATTTCCACGAGCGTCAGGGAGCTGAAGAACTTCAGAGTGCTGTTAGCAGAGGAGCAGTGA